In the genome of Gemmatimonadaceae bacterium, one region contains:
- a CDS encoding biopolymer transporter ExbD, whose amino-acid sequence MGMSVGGGRSIKAEPNVVPMIDIMLVLLIIFMLVIPAVSAGFQAIPPQGQNLKPHPEEDTDQVLGIDADGQYYLNRAPIPNAELGARLNEIFGNREEDFLLYVKAHKDLEYSKILDALDIAAKNRVRVAGMITDQTPGTQSLVASDNLLSREATATTPPGGQE is encoded by the coding sequence ATGGGAATGTCCGTAGGCGGGGGCCGCAGCATAAAGGCTGAGCCGAATGTGGTGCCGATGATCGACATCATGCTCGTCCTGCTCATCATCTTCATGCTCGTCATCCCGGCGGTGAGCGCCGGCTTTCAGGCGATCCCGCCGCAGGGGCAGAACCTCAAGCCCCATCCGGAGGAAGACACGGATCAGGTGCTCGGCATCGACGCCGACGGCCAGTACTACCTGAATCGGGCGCCGATCCCGAACGCCGAGCTCGGCGCGCGGCTGAACGAGATTTTCGGAAATCGCGAAGAGGATTTTCTGCTGTACGTGAAGGCGCACAAGGATCTGGAGTACTCCAAGATCCTCGACGCGCTGGATATCGCGGCGAAGAACAGGGTCAGGGTGGCCGGGATGATCACAGACCAGACCCCGGGGACGCAGTCTCTCGTGGCGAGTGACAACCTGCTGAGCCGTGAGGCGACGGCGACGACGCCCCCCGGAGGGCAGGAATAA
- a CDS encoding response regulator transcription factor, whose translation MRVLVIEDDPTVGTFVKRGLEEQRWQVDLVASGDEGQRLAEAGSYDVLVLDMRLPGKSGMEVLRDLRGRGFEKPVLVLTAQDAVDAKVDALRAGADDYVTKPFALEELLARVEAIARRPAGLALPELRVGDLVLDRATRQVARAGKPIELTPKEYTVLEYLMRHPGRVMSRTLITEYAWGYHFDPGTNIVDVVINHLRKKIDAGRPQKLISTVRGVGYAIRDPAER comes from the coding sequence ATGAGGGTCCTCGTCATCGAGGACGATCCCACTGTCGGGACGTTCGTCAAACGAGGGCTGGAAGAGCAGCGCTGGCAGGTCGACCTGGTCGCCTCGGGTGACGAGGGCCAGCGGCTCGCGGAAGCCGGTTCGTACGACGTGCTCGTTCTCGACATGCGGCTGCCGGGGAAGTCCGGCATGGAAGTGCTGCGCGATCTCAGGGGGCGCGGGTTCGAGAAGCCGGTGCTGGTGCTCACGGCCCAGGACGCCGTGGACGCGAAGGTCGACGCGCTGCGCGCGGGCGCCGACGACTACGTCACCAAGCCGTTCGCGCTCGAGGAGCTGCTCGCGAGAGTCGAGGCGATCGCGCGCCGGCCCGCCGGGCTCGCGCTGCCGGAGCTGCGCGTGGGCGATCTCGTTCTCGACCGCGCGACGCGACAGGTCGCTCGCGCCGGCAAACCGATCGAGCTGACGCCCAAGGAATACACGGTGCTGGAGTATCTCATGCGGCATCCCGGGCGGGTGATGAGCCGTACGCTCATCACGGAGTACGCGTGGGGCTACCACTTCGACCCCGGCACCAACATCGTGGACGTGGTGATCAACCATCTGCGCAAGAAGATCGACGCAGGGCGGCCGCAGAAGCTGATCTCGACGGTGCGCGGCGTAGGGTACGCGATCCGGGATCCGGCCGAGCGGTGA
- a CDS encoding amino acid permease, protein MLKQLLARKPIVGILEDRDHPNSMKRVLGAGDLVMLAIGAVIGAGIFSAIGTAAAGELLPDGTVVRYGAGPALVFSFLLLGGVCALAALCYAELASMIPQAGSAYSYSYATLGEFIAWIIGWDLILEYAIGNIAVAVAWGGYFNSLLSAFGLSFPDWASHGYRSVLLSSDPAVHGLLETAPRLLGVPILLNLPAFGIVAAITWLLLRGVRESVRANNIMVVVKLLVLGFFVVVGAIHINPDNYVPFAPNGWRGIHQGAAIIFFAYIGFDAISTAAEETKNPQRNMPRGILGGLAICTVIYVIVGIVATGLVPYEQLRAADPLTRALQVAGLETASWIVAFGAVVSLTAVLLVFQYGQPRIFFAMARDGLLPKSAAKIHPKTRIPHITTFWTGAVVAVGSLFADENEIYDLTNIGTLSAFAIVAIGVLALRRLDPSRPRPFRVPFVWPVAIGAAAACIYIMTGLPVRAWERFGIWMVLGIIMYFSYGHRHSRLRRERLGLPPDRD, encoded by the coding sequence ATGCTGAAACAGCTTCTGGCGCGCAAGCCGATCGTCGGGATCCTGGAAGATCGCGATCATCCGAATTCCATGAAGCGCGTGCTCGGCGCGGGCGATCTGGTAATGCTGGCGATCGGCGCGGTGATCGGGGCCGGAATTTTCTCGGCCATCGGCACGGCCGCGGCGGGCGAGCTCCTTCCCGACGGCACGGTGGTCCGGTACGGCGCCGGACCCGCGCTGGTCTTCTCTTTCCTCCTGCTCGGCGGCGTATGCGCTCTCGCCGCGCTCTGCTACGCCGAGCTGGCGTCGATGATCCCGCAGGCGGGAAGCGCGTACTCCTACTCGTATGCGACGCTCGGGGAGTTCATCGCCTGGATCATCGGTTGGGACCTGATACTCGAGTACGCCATCGGCAACATCGCCGTGGCCGTCGCGTGGGGCGGCTACTTCAACTCGCTGCTCTCCGCGTTCGGCCTGTCGTTCCCCGATTGGGCGTCGCACGGCTATCGCTCGGTGCTGTTGAGCTCGGACCCCGCCGTTCACGGGCTGCTTGAAACCGCGCCGCGCCTGTTGGGAGTTCCCATACTGCTGAACCTTCCCGCGTTCGGCATCGTCGCGGCGATCACGTGGCTGCTCCTGCGCGGCGTTCGCGAGAGCGTGCGGGCCAACAACATCATGGTCGTGGTCAAGCTGCTGGTGCTGGGATTCTTCGTCGTCGTCGGCGCGATTCACATCAATCCCGACAATTACGTGCCGTTCGCGCCGAACGGGTGGCGCGGCATCCATCAAGGCGCCGCTATCATCTTCTTCGCCTACATCGGCTTCGACGCGATCTCGACCGCCGCCGAGGAGACCAAGAATCCGCAGCGCAACATGCCGCGCGGAATTCTCGGCGGACTCGCGATCTGCACGGTGATCTACGTGATCGTGGGAATCGTAGCGACGGGGCTGGTACCGTACGAGCAGCTGCGCGCGGCGGATCCGCTCACTCGCGCGCTGCAGGTCGCGGGTCTGGAGACCGCGAGCTGGATCGTGGCGTTCGGCGCCGTCGTCTCGCTCACCGCCGTACTACTCGTGTTCCAGTACGGCCAGCCGCGAATCTTCTTCGCGATGGCTAGGGACGGGCTGCTTCCCAAATCGGCGGCCAAGATTCATCCGAAGACCCGGATCCCGCACATCACGACGTTCTGGACGGGCGCCGTCGTGGCGGTGGGCTCGCTGTTCGCCGACGAGAACGAGATTTACGATCTGACGAACATCGGCACGCTGTCGGCATTCGCCATCGTCGCTATCGGCGTGCTGGCACTACGGCGGCTCGACCCGTCCAGGCCGCGCCCGTTCCGCGTGCCGTTCGTCTGGCCCGTCGCGATCGGAGCGGCGGCGGCCTGTATCTACATCATGACGGGGCTGCCCGTGCGTGCGTGGGAGCGGTTCGGCATCTGGATGGTATTGGGGATCATTATGTACTTCTCGTACGGCCACCGGCACTCCCGACTCCGGCGCGAGCGGCTGGGTCTACCGCCGGACAGGGACTAG
- a CDS encoding HAMP domain-containing sensor histidine kinase codes for MSTRLRLTLIFAATLTAALAAVTTSLWLSRRAYVYRDLSAHASAQAALAVRVIEEAAQAGEVITEEPLLGASGGPSRRILAPRLWRIFEALPDYLIVVDRDSSVVFVSERLMRLDRDDWAAIQAGLTDVPDDGPAALLDVDGGVLLVARSIGGPTTVLTRVIAGVHVGGRVEAPREYLITVFFLFPLILATALVAVWMMLGKPFEQLKRITDELAAITDGRSLHRRLPVDDNRAELSDLVATLNAMIDRLEQSFLGLRRFTADASHELKTPLAVLRADVERAMSDGSSKSEKLVALEEALHETARMADLVETLLTLARADEGRFDLHMEPLSLGPIARDVYETALILGESAQVEVSMPFTAEAVVMGDPPRLRQLFLNLVTNAIKYTPAGGRVDIGLGRHPDHVAFVVRDTGIGIAAADLPYVFDRFWRADRVRSRSIARGRAGEGGGGGSGLGLAISQWIAQAHGGTLTVTSRLGKGSLFTVTLPLAAEDAPKSFIEP; via the coding sequence ATGTCCACCCGACTTCGCCTCACACTCATCTTCGCCGCCACGCTCACCGCCGCGCTGGCGGCGGTCACGACGTCGCTGTGGCTGTCGCGCCGGGCGTACGTCTACCGCGACCTGAGCGCGCACGCCTCCGCGCAGGCCGCGCTTGCCGTGCGCGTGATCGAGGAGGCCGCGCAGGCGGGCGAGGTCATCACCGAGGAGCCGCTGCTCGGAGCTTCCGGTGGGCCGTCCCGCCGGATACTCGCGCCGCGATTGTGGCGAATCTTCGAGGCTCTGCCGGACTATCTCATCGTGGTAGACCGGGACAGCAGCGTCGTGTTCGTGTCGGAGCGCCTCATGCGGCTCGACCGGGACGATTGGGCGGCGATCCAGGCGGGGCTGACCGATGTTCCCGACGATGGTCCGGCCGCGCTGCTGGATGTCGATGGCGGGGTCCTGCTGGTGGCGCGCTCGATCGGCGGCCCCACCACGGTCCTCACGCGCGTGATCGCGGGCGTGCACGTGGGCGGGAGAGTGGAGGCGCCCCGCGAATACCTGATAACGGTGTTCTTCCTCTTCCCCTTGATCCTCGCGACCGCGCTCGTCGCGGTGTGGATGATGCTGGGCAAGCCGTTCGAGCAGCTCAAGCGGATCACTGACGAGCTCGCGGCGATAACCGACGGCAGAAGTCTGCATCGCCGGCTGCCGGTGGATGACAACCGCGCGGAACTGTCGGACCTCGTGGCCACGCTGAACGCGATGATCGACCGGCTCGAGCAGTCGTTTCTTGGCCTGCGCAGGTTCACCGCCGACGCGAGTCACGAGCTCAAGACGCCGCTGGCGGTGCTGCGCGCGGACGTCGAGCGCGCGATGAGCGACGGCTCGTCGAAGTCGGAGAAGCTGGTCGCGCTGGAAGAGGCGCTGCATGAGACCGCGCGAATGGCGGACCTCGTGGAGACTTTGCTGACGCTCGCGCGCGCCGACGAGGGTCGGTTCGACCTGCATATGGAGCCCCTGTCGCTCGGCCCGATCGCGCGGGACGTGTACGAGACCGCGTTGATCCTCGGCGAGTCGGCGCAGGTCGAGGTCAGCATGCCGTTCACCGCGGAGGCGGTGGTCATGGGCGATCCGCCGCGATTGCGGCAGCTGTTCCTCAACCTCGTGACGAACGCCATCAAGTACACGCCCGCCGGTGGGCGGGTCGACATCGGGCTCGGTCGGCATCCGGATCACGTCGCGTTCGTCGTGCGCGACACGGGCATCGGCATCGCGGCCGCGGACCTACCATATGTATTCGACCGTTTCTGGCGGGCGGACCGGGTTCGCTCCCGCAGCATCGCGCGCGGACGCGCCGGTGAAGGCGGGGGCGGCGGCTCAGGGCTCGGGTTGGCGATCAGTCAGTGGATCGCGCAGGCGCACGGCGGTACGCTGACGGTCACTTCCCGTCTGGGAAAGGGAAGCCTGTTCACGGTGACGCTGCCTCTCGCCGCTGAAGACGCCCCGAAAAGCTTCATCGAACCTTAA
- a CDS encoding sodium-translocating pyrophosphatase, protein MQPDTAQALAAGVQHRAGGEASLIVPDLSGATFMGVEGTTLLLFGMGVCVLGLLFGLVIYRQLQRLPVHGSMLEISELIYETCKTYLIQQGKFLLILEVFIGLVILLYFGVLLDFEAKRVGIILLFSLVGIGGSYGVAWFGIRVNTFANSRTAFASLRGGAFPLYSIPLRAGMSIGMLLISVELLLMLFILLFVPGDYAGPCFIGFAIGESLGAAALRIAGGIFTKIADIGADLMKIVFNIKEDDARNPGVIADCTGDNAGDSVGPSADGFETYGVTGVALIAFILLAVTSPAVQVQLLVWIFVMRVVMIISSGASYLINEALARARYSTVERMNFEAPLTSLVWLTSFVSVGLTFLVSYLLIPDLGDGTLWWKLSAVITCGTLAGAIIPELVKIFTSMNSAHVREVVTSSREGGASLNILSGLVAGNFSAYWLGMAIMSLMAIAYGVSSQGFDALMIAPAVFAFGLVAFGFLGMGPVTIAVDSYGPVTDNAQSVFELSMIEQIPGIEASIKSEYGFEPRFAHAKDLLEENDGAGNTFKASAKPVLIGTAVVGATTMIFSIIIALTHGLQPEFLQRLSILHAPFLLGLVTGGAMIYWFTGASTQAVTTGAYRAVEFIKANINLETSTRASVADSKKVVEICTLYAQKGMFNIFLAVFFSTLSFAFIEPFFFIGYLVSIAIFGLFQAIFMANAGGAWDNAKKIVEVELKQKGTPLHAATVVGDTVGDPFKDTSSVALNPVIKFTTLFGLLAVELAVSLTEQQGALWTTSLSGVFFLVAAVFVWRSFYAMRIESAAA, encoded by the coding sequence ATGCAACCTGATACCGCGCAAGCGCTCGCGGCCGGCGTGCAGCACCGTGCCGGTGGCGAAGCCAGCCTCATAGTTCCCGATCTTTCCGGCGCGACGTTCATGGGCGTGGAGGGCACGACGCTCCTCCTTTTTGGCATGGGCGTCTGCGTGCTCGGGCTGCTCTTCGGGCTCGTGATCTACCGCCAGCTGCAGCGGCTCCCGGTCCACGGCTCGATGCTCGAGATATCCGAGCTGATCTACGAGACCTGCAAGACGTATCTGATCCAGCAGGGCAAGTTCCTGCTGATCCTCGAGGTCTTCATCGGTCTCGTGATCCTGCTGTACTTCGGGGTGCTGCTCGACTTCGAGGCGAAGCGGGTCGGGATCATCCTCCTGTTCAGCCTCGTCGGCATCGGCGGCAGCTACGGAGTCGCGTGGTTCGGAATCCGGGTAAACACGTTCGCCAACTCGCGGACGGCGTTCGCGAGCCTCCGGGGCGGCGCGTTCCCGCTCTATTCGATCCCGCTCCGCGCCGGAATGAGCATCGGAATGCTGCTCATCAGCGTGGAGCTGCTGCTGATGCTGTTCATCCTGCTGTTCGTTCCGGGCGACTACGCGGGCCCGTGCTTCATCGGGTTCGCGATCGGCGAGTCGCTGGGCGCGGCCGCGCTGCGAATCGCGGGCGGGATATTCACGAAGATCGCCGACATCGGCGCCGATCTCATGAAGATCGTGTTCAACATCAAGGAGGACGACGCGCGCAACCCCGGCGTGATCGCCGACTGCACGGGCGACAACGCCGGCGACTCGGTGGGGCCGAGCGCGGACGGCTTCGAAACGTACGGCGTCACCGGGGTCGCGCTGATCGCCTTCATCCTGCTGGCGGTGACGAGTCCAGCGGTGCAGGTGCAGCTCCTGGTCTGGATCTTCGTCATGCGCGTAGTGATGATCATCTCGAGCGGCGCGTCGTACCTCATCAATGAGGCGCTGGCGCGCGCGCGTTACAGCACGGTCGAGCGCATGAACTTCGAGGCGCCGCTCACGTCGCTGGTCTGGCTCACGTCGTTCGTGTCGGTCGGGCTGACGTTCCTCGTGTCGTATCTGCTGATCCCCGACCTCGGCGACGGCACGCTCTGGTGGAAGCTGTCGGCCGTGATCACCTGCGGCACGCTCGCGGGAGCCATCATCCCCGAGCTGGTGAAGATCTTCACCTCGATGAACTCGGCGCACGTGCGCGAGGTGGTGACGTCGTCCCGCGAGGGCGGCGCTTCGCTCAACATCCTGTCGGGTCTCGTGGCGGGTAACTTCAGCGCGTACTGGCTTGGCATGGCGATCATGTCCCTCATGGCGATCGCGTACGGCGTGAGCTCGCAGGGCTTCGACGCGCTCATGATAGCGCCGGCGGTGTTCGCGTTCGGTCTGGTGGCGTTCGGCTTTCTCGGCATGGGCCCGGTCACCATCGCGGTGGATTCCTACGGCCCCGTCACGGACAACGCGCAATCGGTGTTCGAGCTGTCCATGATCGAGCAGATTCCGGGGATCGAGGCGAGCATCAAGTCGGAGTACGGCTTCGAGCCCCGCTTCGCGCACGCCAAGGACCTGCTGGAGGAGAACGACGGCGCGGGGAATACGTTCAAGGCCAGCGCCAAGCCGGTGCTCATAGGCACGGCGGTGGTCGGCGCGACCACGATGATCTTCTCGATCATCATCGCCCTCACCCACGGACTCCAGCCGGAGTTCCTGCAGCGCCTCTCGATCCTGCACGCGCCGTTCCTGCTCGGGCTCGTGACCGGCGGAGCGATGATCTACTGGTTCACCGGCGCGTCCACGCAGGCCGTCACGACCGGCGCGTACCGCGCCGTGGAGTTCATCAAGGCCAACATCAACCTGGAGACGAGCACGCGCGCGTCCGTCGCCGACAGCAAGAAGGTCGTCGAGATCTGCACGCTGTACGCGCAGAAGGGGATGTTCAACATCTTCCTCGCCGTCTTCTTCTCCACGCTTTCGTTCGCGTTTATCGAGCCGTTTTTCTTCATCGGCTATCTCGTCTCGATCGCGATCTTCGGGCTGTTCCAGGCGATCTTCATGGCGAACGCGGGCGGCGCGTGGGACAACGCCAAGAAGATCGTGGAGGTCGAGCTGAAGCAGAAGGGAACGCCGCTGCACGCCGCGACGGTCGTCGGCGACACAGTGGGCGATCCGTTCAAGGACACATCTTCGGTCGCGCTGAACCCGGTCATCAAGTTCACGACTCTCTTCGGCCTCCTGGCCGTCGAGCTCGCGGTGTCGCTCACCGAGCAGCAGGGCGCGCTCTGGACCACGTCGCTGTCGGGGGTTTTCTTCCTTGTGGCCGCGGTGTTCGTGTGGCGCTCGTTCTACGCCATGCGGATCGAGTCCGCCGCCGCCTGA
- a CDS encoding MotA/TolQ/ExbB proton channel family protein: MQISLLDMWHDMMWFAKGIVFILLFMSIWSMSVFVKKWWELRKAQAETRKFAPEFSQFLEEDNITEAINLSERYKRSHVARVLGGALAEVKPLIQDGSVGVNDINSAERAVEREMLMTLTDMKRGNGILATVGATAPFVGLLGTTMGIVNAFQGMAVSGSGGIGAISAGVSEALITTAFGLLVAIPAVWAFNYFQVKIENLAAEMTYTSKEFIDYLIRGVSGEYGRSRFTREFNTAASAGTEPISG, encoded by the coding sequence ATGCAGATTTCGCTGCTGGACATGTGGCACGATATGATGTGGTTCGCGAAGGGCATCGTGTTCATTCTGCTCTTCATGTCGATCTGGTCGATGTCCGTATTCGTGAAGAAGTGGTGGGAGCTGCGGAAGGCGCAGGCGGAGACGCGCAAGTTCGCGCCCGAGTTCTCGCAGTTCCTCGAGGAGGACAACATCACCGAGGCGATCAACCTCTCCGAGCGGTACAAGCGGTCGCACGTGGCCCGCGTTCTCGGCGGAGCGCTGGCCGAGGTGAAGCCCCTGATCCAGGACGGCTCGGTGGGGGTGAACGACATCAATTCGGCCGAGCGCGCGGTCGAGCGTGAGATGCTGATGACGTTGACCGACATGAAGCGCGGCAACGGCATTCTTGCCACCGTCGGCGCCACGGCGCCGTTCGTCGGACTGCTCGGTACGACGATGGGTATCGTCAACGCGTTCCAGGGAATGGCCGTGTCCGGCTCGGGCGGTATCGGCGCGATCTCCGCTGGCGTGTCCGAAGCTCTGATCACGACGGCGTTCGGTCTGCTCGTCGCCATTCCGGCGGTGTGGGCCTTCAACTATTTCCAGGTCAAGATCGAGAATCTCGCAGCGGAGATGACCTACACCTCCAAGGAGTTCATCGATTACCTGATCCGCGGCGTCAGCGGCGAATACGGCCGCTCGCGCTTCACGCGCGAATTCAACACCGCCGCTTCGGCCGGCACCGAGCCGATCTCCGGATAA
- a CDS encoding biopolymer transporter ExbD → MGMNVSSSAGNTLANEPNVVPMIDILLVLLIIFMLVIPLSRKAIDLQLPDPNPPPSSGPPPAQIVLEVLPNGVFQVNKQPVAKAALHAELKKIYDPRPDKIIFVKGHPTVKYSDVIWAMDVSRGAGVKVIGVTPKEAAPAGS, encoded by the coding sequence ATGGGAATGAACGTAAGCTCGAGCGCGGGGAATACGCTCGCCAACGAGCCCAACGTCGTGCCGATGATCGACATCCTGCTCGTGCTGCTGATCATCTTCATGCTGGTGATCCCGCTCTCGCGGAAGGCGATCGATCTGCAGCTGCCGGATCCGAACCCGCCACCGTCGTCCGGGCCGCCCCCGGCGCAGATCGTGCTCGAGGTGCTGCCGAACGGCGTCTTTCAGGTGAACAAACAGCCGGTGGCGAAGGCTGCGCTTCACGCGGAGCTCAAGAAGATCTACGATCCGCGACCCGACAAGATCATCTTCGTGAAGGGACATCCGACGGTGAAGTACTCGGACGTGATCTGGGCGATGGACGTGTCGCGCGGCGCGGGAGTCAAGGTGATCGGCGTGACGCCGAAGGAAGCGGCGCCGGCGGGATCGTAA
- a CDS encoding energy transducer TonB has product MFNNLIESRAKRDRKAGGTVLSVVLHSAVILLAVYATASAGIEAEKTRQENIKFIETPKPKEVEVKKDEPPPPDKIAVIPPPKGFQVLRAPVEIPIEIPKIDLTRRVTNEEDFSGKGVAGGTATGVVGGRPIDLTSNQTYFSFQVEKQVEPISSTQQVAFPEALRSSGVGGEVSAQFVVDTLGRIERGSFKVLKATNDMFASAVRSHLPRMRFYPAEVGGRKVRQLVQQSFVFNIQN; this is encoded by the coding sequence ATGTTCAACAACTTGATCGAGTCGCGGGCCAAGAGGGACAGGAAGGCTGGCGGGACGGTCCTGAGCGTAGTGCTGCATTCAGCGGTCATCCTGCTGGCAGTGTACGCGACCGCTTCGGCCGGAATCGAGGCCGAGAAGACACGGCAGGAGAACATCAAGTTCATCGAGACGCCCAAGCCCAAGGAAGTCGAAGTCAAGAAGGACGAGCCGCCTCCGCCGGACAAGATCGCGGTGATTCCGCCGCCTAAGGGCTTCCAGGTCCTGCGGGCGCCCGTCGAGATCCCGATCGAGATCCCCAAGATCGACCTCACGAGGCGGGTGACCAACGAAGAAGACTTCAGCGGCAAGGGAGTTGCTGGTGGGACTGCCACCGGAGTCGTCGGCGGCAGGCCGATCGATCTTACGAGCAACCAGACCTACTTCTCGTTCCAGGTGGAAAAGCAGGTGGAGCCCATTTCCAGCACGCAGCAGGTCGCCTTCCCGGAGGCGCTTCGCTCCTCGGGCGTGGGCGGTGAAGTCTCCGCGCAGTTCGTGGTCGACACGCTCGGCCGCATCGAGCGCGGCAGCTTCAAGGTGCTCAAGGCCACCAACGACATGTTCGCCTCGGCCGTGAGATCGCACCTGCCGCGGATGCGCTTCTATCCCGCGGAAGTCGGCGGGCGCAAGGTCCGGCAGCTCGTACAACAGTCGTTCGTGTTCAACATCCAGAACTAG